A single Verrucomicrobiia bacterium DNA region contains:
- a CDS encoding outer membrane protein transport protein, giving the protein MKLKPSAMLFATALGLLAPSWLLANGMRLVSQDGFAAARGEAFVATADNASAVYYNPAGLTQSGTHDFRLGIYGLYLDPAYEPPVGAPNHGQTYHLKNNVAAAPQFFYAHNLASVPVSLGVGLYAPYGASVNWPDDTGFRSVGTKAKLTYLRFNPAAAVELPLGFSLGAGLMVDYGDIQLEQGLLRTATPFANNFLFRGDDFSLGYNVGLLWRVHEKISLGATWRSPTSFTMNGHTKFEQQPIIQPTRLDAEADFKFPLTVAFGISFRPTPKWNLEINADYTDWSCLGTILLRQKAPPPFPVQQNIPVSMAWQASWNYCAGVTRYLEQGWRVSAGYLFNESSVPDTYYSPLAADLDRHFFSLGVGRSGGRYDFDFTYQLGYGPEHRVTGSTPSSQPGLFTGQTADGTYKFMSHAVLVTLGVHF; this is encoded by the coding sequence ATGAAACTCAAGCCATCGGCAATGCTATTCGCGACCGCCCTCGGACTGCTCGCGCCGTCCTGGCTGCTCGCGAACGGAATGCGTCTGGTGAGCCAGGACGGTTTTGCCGCGGCGCGGGGTGAAGCGTTTGTCGCCACGGCGGACAACGCCTCCGCTGTTTATTACAATCCAGCGGGCCTCACCCAATCCGGGACGCACGATTTCCGCTTGGGCATTTACGGGTTGTATCTGGATCCCGCCTACGAACCGCCGGTGGGCGCGCCGAACCACGGTCAAACTTACCACCTCAAAAACAACGTCGCGGCGGCACCGCAATTTTTCTACGCGCACAACCTGGCCTCCGTGCCGGTGAGCTTGGGCGTCGGGCTTTATGCGCCTTACGGCGCCAGCGTAAACTGGCCGGATGACACCGGCTTTCGCTCGGTCGGCACCAAGGCAAAGCTGACCTACCTCCGATTCAATCCGGCGGCGGCGGTCGAGTTGCCGTTGGGATTTTCGCTCGGAGCGGGGTTGATGGTGGATTACGGCGACATCCAGCTCGAACAAGGTTTGTTGCGCACCGCGACCCCGTTTGCCAATAACTTTCTCTTTCGCGGCGACGACTTCAGCCTCGGCTACAACGTGGGTTTGCTCTGGCGGGTGCATGAAAAAATTTCCCTCGGCGCCACCTGGCGCAGCCCGACGTCGTTCACGATGAACGGTCACACCAAGTTTGAACAGCAACCGATCATTCAACCCACGCGACTGGATGCCGAAGCCGACTTCAAATTCCCGCTGACCGTGGCGTTCGGGATTTCGTTCCGGCCGACCCCGAAATGGAATCTGGAGATCAACGCGGACTACACGGACTGGAGTTGTCTCGGAACGATTTTGCTCCGTCAAAAAGCGCCACCGCCGTTTCCCGTGCAGCAAAACATTCCGGTTTCGATGGCATGGCAGGCCAGTTGGAATTATTGCGCTGGCGTCACGCGCTATTTGGAACAAGGCTGGCGCGTCAGTGCGGGTTATCTCTTCAACGAAAGCTCCGTACCGGACACTTACTACTCGCCGCTCGCCGCCGACCTGGACCGCCACTTTTTCAGTTTGGGCGTCGGGCGCAGCGGAGGCCGATATGATTTCGATTTCACCTACCAACTGGGTTACGGTCCGGAGCATCGCGTCACCGGCAGCACCCCTTCGTCCCAACCCGGCCTGTTCACCGGTCAAACCGCCGATGGCACCTATAAATTCATGAGTCACGCGGTGCTGGTGACCTTGGGCGTTCATTTCTGA
- a CDS encoding SGNH/GDSL hydrolase family protein, whose translation MSRLVQWGLGVWLLAFSPTAFGGSFTSLYAFGDGVCTTTNGPGGAFYYGNRYCNGRVWIEVLSERLGLAYDADKNWSFFGHYSPNLVANLNNFAAPPDAATALFLVWVADADFVYAITQYAPYTANNLATWTNAINLSLSNHWVAIETLYQKGARTLILPNAADLTRVPFYNGLAAASKSFIRQRVLDFNLQLAALIEQAQQTLPDLRIVSPDIFQLLENFVAHPEDYGLTGALANGEPIDALSDPALSNKSLTGPGADYLFWDYLDPSARAQAVIADVTLQLLAPARITALESLGASNQLTSASLPIGLSGWVEASADLAHWNSVAFLASTSDSEIILLPADPPARFYRLRFPFAWSWP comes from the coding sequence ATGAGCCGGCTCGTGCAATGGGGACTAGGTGTCTGGCTTCTGGCTTTTAGTCCGACGGCCTTCGGTGGCTCGTTCACCTCGCTTTACGCCTTCGGCGACGGCGTTTGCACCACGACCAATGGACCGGGCGGCGCCTTTTATTATGGAAATCGCTATTGCAACGGTCGGGTGTGGATCGAAGTTTTGAGCGAGCGTTTGGGCCTCGCCTACGACGCGGACAAGAACTGGTCATTCTTCGGGCATTACAGTCCGAATCTCGTCGCCAACTTGAACAACTTTGCCGCGCCGCCCGATGCGGCCACCGCGCTTTTTCTCGTCTGGGTGGCGGACGCGGACTTTGTGTACGCCATTACGCAATACGCGCCCTACACGGCAAACAACCTCGCGACCTGGACCAATGCCATCAACCTCTCGCTCTCCAATCATTGGGTGGCGATTGAGACGCTTTATCAAAAAGGCGCGCGCACGTTGATCCTGCCCAACGCGGCGGATTTAACCCGCGTGCCGTTTTACAACGGGCTCGCGGCGGCGAGCAAAAGTTTCATCCGACAGCGCGTGCTGGATTTTAATCTTCAGTTGGCCGCCTTGATCGAGCAGGCGCAGCAGACCCTGCCGGATTTGCGGATTGTTTCCCCGGATATTTTTCAACTGCTCGAAAATTTTGTGGCCCATCCGGAGGATTATGGTTTGACGGGTGCCCTCGCGAACGGAGAACCCATTGACGCGTTAAGCGATCCGGCCTTGTCGAACAAATCACTGACCGGACCGGGCGCGGACTATCTTTTCTGGGACTATCTCGATCCCTCCGCGCGCGCCCAGGCGGTGATTGCCGATGTCACTCTGCAATTGCTGGCGCCCGCCCGGATTACTGCGCTCGAGTCGCTCGGCGCGAGCAATCAATTGACTTCCGCGAGCCTGCCCATTGGTTTGAGTGGTTGGGTGGAAGCATCTGCGGATCTGGCACATTGGAACTCCGTCGCCTTCCTTGCCTCGACCAGTGATTCCGAGATCATACTCTTGCCGGCGGATCCGCCCGCCCGGTTTTATCGGTTGCGATTTCCGTTTGCGTGGTCCTGGCCGTGA